Genomic window (Psilocybe cubensis strain MGC-MH-2018 chromosome 1, whole genome shotgun sequence):
GAGCTTGTAGCTCAGAAAGTTGAGATTGCTTTCGTTCTCTAAATGCCCTCTGAGCAGCTCTACAAATAGAGTTAGGAGATATCAATGAATGAGGGTAAAAAGGGTGCTGACCTATTTTGGATACGGCGGCCCTTAGTGTCGATTTGCTAAATGAAAGATAACATGAGCTACATCTGAACCGGAGAAAAATGTGCGTTAAAATCTAGTCACTTCTTGTTCTGCCTTCGTAGGGGATGTGGAATCCTTTTTAGGTTTTCGACCTGGTTTCGGTTTCGGCTGAATAACCCATTCCTTTGATGCTATAGTAATATGCTCAATTCAATCCATTGTCGTGCATTTGGGAAGAAATACCTGTGGCCCAAAGAGTTGTCGTTGATGACGAAGCACTGGCAGAAGCCATGGCTGGAAGTTGAATAGGACTGAAGGGAGTGGGGACCGTGACCGTCTAAGAAGGAACCGAGGAAAGTGGCATGGAATGGGTCGGATCTTTATCTGATAAGATGCTAGTTTAAAAGCTGGACTTTCCCTCGGCTTTATCGGCTGTCCCACTCTCCCGGTCACCGGTCACCACGCACAATTAATCGCTACAACTCGTTAGTATTACCGTTGGGCCTAGTGCGAGTGATGTATCATAATTTCGCCTGAAATTTTTCTCGGCACCCGCAGAGTAGATATGGCACGTAAAACAGCAAGTAGTTCTCACAAGTGATACAGAGTGCAAAGACTAGCTAATCCACAACAACAATCTCCTCTGTTTGCTCAATAACTTCGTCGATCCAGACTTCAATCTCTTCTTTAGCATCCTCTTTGCCCTGCAACTTTTGAAGGCGCTCTTCTCCGAGCTCCTTCCTGCGAAGCGTGCGCCATGCATTCCACTCATCGACCAGGCGTTTACGAAGGGCAATAAGCTCGGCGCTGACATTGCTTTCCTCTGcagcatcttcttcgtcgaaAGCCCGACTGTATTCTCGAAGGTTCTTTCTGATGGctttttgttgttctttAGACAGAAGGGTGGGGGGTCGTGGACGCCAGATAAATTGTTTGAAGCGGTCTTGAATATGTTTTACAAGTTCCTGACCGCGAAAATCCCAAATCGCGTATCCGTTTTCGAGCTGAAACGATTAATTACTACAGTAAGTTGATATGAACAACACATGAGACCTACGGTATGAGTCCAGGCACTAGCGCTAGTGGCAAGGTATCTCCCACTGGGATCCCATTCGACGTCCGTCACACCATAGTGGTCCGCAACTCCCAACAGTTGGATACCACTACCCCAATCGGATTGACCTTCCTTTCGGTCATCGGTGTTGAAATCGAGATCCCAGAATTCCAATTCGGACTTGCTAGAAGAACCAACAGTAGCAAGAACAACATGTCGTCCGCGAGGAGACCAACGGATAGCATTGCTGGTTCGTGAAGACAAAGTGCCTGAAAAAACATGAGTCTAATGTTAGTAATATAACCAGGACAAAACGCTCACGAAGCAGTCTGAAGTCGTTTTTGCCGTGATCGAGTTGATAAAAGCTGACGTCGGTCTTGATGGTGACACCTGGTCCGGGATTGCCTAGATTTGGATCATTACTGGAAACAATGGCGAATCGCTCGCCCTTGGGTTCCCAAGAAAAGTCCATAACAGTGTCTACATTATGGCATAAATCATTTTGTAAAACAATAAAGCTCGACAGACTTCAGACCTTTAAGCTCAACAACTTCAACAGGGTAATCTTTTTCCCGCATGCGGAAGATTTCGAGATTGCAGAAAATCGATTTTTTCGTTTTGGTATGCCGATCAACTTTGACACAGAGGAAATCTCCCTGGTTTTGCCAATACAACTTGCACTGTTTGCACGGATAAATTCAGTATAGATAAGAAATTGAAGGTAGTTGAAAAGGTTACCTCCGTAACGTTGAATAGATTTTTCTGACGAAGTATTGAGCGACTTGGGAAGCCCATAAGGGTGACACGGGCAGGCTGATTGGCTACTTCTGGAGTCCAATATACTAACTTGTTTTCTCGAACTTTTTTGGTAGGTTTTGCGCCTGGCACAGCAGAGACCATGATATCCTCTTTATCCTTTTCTCCCAATGGACACCATTCGAAGTCGACCACCCCCTCAATCTTCAAACTCTTCTTTCCCTGAAGGTACATACTGGGGAGCTCGTGAACGCTAATCATTTGACCGGGTGTAATGCGAGCAACGTATTTGTCGTCAGGGCTCCATTTAAGCACGGGCCATTGCATTTGTTTCTTAACGGCAGGTGGATCACCCTCATTGTATGTGGAGAAGGTTCGCAGAAGGTCGCCAGACTTGATATCCCAGACAGCAAGATTGTTCCCTTCATCGTCAGGAGAAAAATATTGAGGTCCTTGGATGGCGCCTTCGGGGACCATGATGGGTTCGTTAGACCAAGTAACCATGTATTGCTCGCAGGGTGAGAAATCGATAAGTTTTACTAAAGGATGTGCAAACCGCTGTTGAGCTTTCCAAGAGGAACCTCCCCATAATCTTACACCCTGACGATGAAGGGTTGCAACATATGTTCCAAGCGGCGACCACGCCACGTACAGGAAATCCTTCCAGTCCTAGGCCCCAAAACTGTCCAGAAGGAAAAAGGGAAATCGGAGGAAAGTGTTGCTCACCGGTTTGTAGGCAACTTCTGACTGAGAAGGCTTCCCGTGCCAATGAATCAAAACCTCGTCTCCGCGGTAGGTGACATACTGGTCGCGGCCATGAGGATCAGCAAGCCATGCGCGAAGATGCTCCTAAGTTAAGGTTGGCAACATTGCACTTCAGCAGATAACAATTTAGGTCATACCCGAGGCGTATACTCCTCTACTTGAGGTTCAACATAGGTTTCGTCAAGGTCGGCATATCGCTCAATATCCGTGAAGCGGTTGACTCGAAATGTATGTTTGGCATCGAAGGGATGGTTGTCAATGGCCGCAATAGCATGACTGGCATCATCTTCATTTCTGAATTCTATGAACATGAACCTGGACGCAAATCAGTCTGATATCGGTGAAGAATTAACATAAACTTGTTCGCTCACCCTTTGCTTTTTCCTGAAGCACTGTCCCAAGGCATGAAGATATCATCGTGCTTGATGGAAACTCCCTTTTTTCCAAATTCCTTAACGACTTTGTCCATGAGCTTCCCATGTTTTGATTTGTCGATAATGGGTACACCATCGACGACCACAAGGTTGTCAAATCCGTCGTCGTATTGGACTTGATACCTGCAAAGAGGTCAGAAATTATTGAAGAATTTACCAACAAGAATTTTACTTGTTTTCGATGTCAGAATAATCGATGCCATCATCAACATGGTTGGTAGCTTCAGGCATTTTGAACACGGATATAAGGTAGGCGGCTTGAGCTTCAGAcgtcttcatttttttggcAGATCGTCGGAGTTTGATTTCCGTTATTTGACTCTAATTGGCTGCAAGACCAATAGCCTCTGAGCACGACACTTTCGCGCCTTAGTATTGCTACTATATCTGTACTATATCCCAAGTAGTATTACTCGCATCATCAACTTGAACAAGTGAAAGAATTAAGCAATACTACAGTCTATGGTTTCATATCGCCGTTGTTTCTCCTGCGTTGTACAAAGTATGAACACTTGGATCTGGACTGCCAGGCAACCCAAGCATAGTCATTTTTCGATGACTCGCCAAACCATCAGGGCCCACGACCCATACTATTACTACGTTCAACGTGTCTCGTTAGCATGGGAATCGCTCATCACTTTTCAGGTAATTGAATGAACCTTACCAGTGGGACTCATTAAAGTTTCTGGATATTTTTAGGTCGATATCACATTCTCATGTGGGCATGTTTAAAGCCGCATCCACACATCGACCAATGTTGTATTCGTGATTCTATTTTTGAGACCTTCAGAGAACCTTGTACCCCTTGAATGGATCGCTTTGGACACATGGCGTTGTGAATCTCATGACGCACGTGTGCTTGCTCTAAGGGATACCGGTTTGATATGGGGACTCGGGATGTTGGGTAAGTACTAAAAGACGAGCCTGGCAGTCAAACCCCCCACAATCGTTGATCCTTTGCCATGGTGGACAGTGAGACCCCTCTTCCCAAAGAAAAACATGTCGAGGAAGTGGTCGACTCTCCTGTCTCGTATGCCGAGATGAAGATAATTCAGTCTAGGAAACAACGCCTGAGCCCATATTTCACAATTGCAGCGGCCGCATTTGGGCTCATTAGTGACGGGTGTAAGCCGAACACATCCTCTGTATCATGGAAATCAGTCTGACAAGAGGTTTAGATCAGAACAATCTTATGACCATGGCCAATGTAATCATCCTATTTAACTGCCCGGTAAAAGTATCAGTTAACAGTCTGCCAGGTTGTTTTCAAAAAACTATACCCCAAAGATTATACTGCTGATGTTTCTACTCGTGTTTCTAATTCCCTCCTCGTCGGTGTGTTCTTATATGTTATGAATATTTTGTTTTCGCTAAAGGTACCAAGGCGCTATAATCGGCCAAGTGCTAGTGGGCATCATTTGTGACAGGATTGGAAGAAAGGCCGCGCTCGTAATTACCACTGCCTTGATTGTATTAGGTGCAACTCTTGCAACTGCCGCACATGGAACACACGGAAGCGCTGTTGGATTATTTTGGTTCTTGACATTTGCTAGGTAAATTCTTCTTCTATTGGCAGTCTTTACTTGCTGAACCTGCGCAGAGGTTTAACAGGGATTGTAAGAAACAATCAAAAGTCACTTGTCAACGCATATGAACACAGAGTCAGGGCGTGGGAGGAGAATACCCCGCATCATCAACGAGTGCTTCAGAGGCAGCTAACGAGAAGATGATCAAACAGCGAGGACCTGGTTTGTTCCCTATTATTCAGGGATGGTATTGCTACGTTATTGACTCTTCAGTAGTGTTTATCATGGTAACTAATTTTGTCCTGAGCGTAAGTTCCGATGTTCCCAATCATGTTTAATTATTGATCTATTTAGTTCGGAGGGCCACTTGCAGTCTCCGTGTTCCTAATAGTCTTATCGTCTGCTGGAGAAAACCACTTGCAAACTGTATGGAGGGTCTGTTTTGGCGTTGGTATTGCACTGCCTTTGACAGTTTTTTACTTCCGTATCCGAATGTTAAGTTCCATGCTTTTCAAGAAGGGAGCCATTAAAAGTACGCGCTTCCTTAACCTATGCCTGCTAATCAAACTTAATATATGTACGCCAGGGCGGGTACCATATTGGCTTATTCTTAAGCGTTACTGGAAATCCCTTATGGGAACTTGTGGCGCATGGTATACTACCGTTGTTACTCCATCCTATGAAAAAGATTGCTGAGAAATTGATTGTATAAGGTTTTTATACGATTTCATTACTTTCCCAAATGGCGTGTTTTCTGGGACAATCATTTCAAGCATCATTCATGACGGTGATATCAAACGAACAGCGGAATGGCAATTACTGCTAGGCGCGATTGCTTTGCCTGGCGTTTTTGTTGGCGCGCTTCTGTGCAATTCTCTTGGGCGCCGAAACACGGTGTgcattcttctttcttcgtgATGACGCCGTTTTATGCGGAGCTACAGATGATGTTGGGTTTTAGTGGCTATTTGATCTTTGGTCAATATTTCTGTTTCATTGATACATTTAAGTTAGCTGATCTTGAACTGATACAGGTCTCATAATCGGAGTCAGTTACGATAAAATCATCAAAATAATCCCTCTTTTTGTCATATTGTGCATCGTTCTGTCTTTCCTGGCTCTTTTGCATTACTAACATGCTTCACAAGCTATGGCCTTATGCAATCATTTGGAAATTTAGTACGCTGCACTTTTTAATTAGCTGTTTTTTGTACCAATATATTTCAAAGGGTCCAGGAGATATGTTAGGCCTCGTTAGTGCAGAGTGAGTCTTCGGAGTATGCTTTTCTTTCACCTTGGGATGATTTAAATTACCCCTCATTTTCAGATCTTACCCTACTCCAATCAGGTACGAGGCAATAAACCTGCCAGAATCTCAAATCTCATAAGCAATGGCCAGGGGGACCTGCTATGGATTGTCGGCTGCTATCGGCAAGACAGGAGCAGCAATCGGAACTCAAGCTTTTACCCCAATTCAAGTGCACCTTGGAAAAAAGTATGTCGATTACATCTCAAGGACATATTTGATACCAATTTGACAAAATATAGATGGACGTTCATAATTGCAGGCATGTAGGTAATCTGGTATCAAAATATTGCTTACAATTTTCGATGCAGCTATATGCGGGACCACTGGAATCCTTGTGACGTACTTCTTTGTCCCAGACATGACCGGTGTCGATCTTGCAGATGAAGATGCAAAATTCATGGAATACCTGGCAGAGAATGGGTGGACTGGATTGgttggagaggaagaggattcGAATTCAAGCTTAAGCGACAAAAAGTGAATTTATGACATGTATCGATGATTAGTTTGGATATAATATACGTCGGTTTGGCATACCATGCAGTAGCAAGGTGCAAGAACACTGTCAAAATATAGAGCGAGCAGGCTTTGTTGATTTGTGACATGCGACCAATCACAACGGCGCGGATAATTTGTACGTAAgcaaagaggatgaggatgtgaACTTTGAGGTTGGGTTAGCTGTAAACATGTCTGGTATCCTTTTTCGAACGCCCTCTCACTCGTCTCTGGCTACTTCTAGCCGGCTATGGATCCCACGCAAATGTCTGCATACCTCCTCTCCTGCACAAAAATCCGTCCTCTCTTCTACAAAAGCAAACGACAAGCCTAGTCTTGTGAAGGCTTTAAATTTGACCGCCGCTGAAACACGCAAAgtagcaaaaaaaagagggaAGCGGGTGGAGTATAAACCCACGGAAAACCTGGTTAAAAAGCACCTTGTGCAACTACGTGACAACCCTTTCACTGTGCAAGATGTAGAACATCTGAAGCCCAAAAAACAGACAAATGCGAAGTCGAAGAATTATGAATCGGAATACCAACAAGTCCTGAACGTGTTGTTAAAGTCATTTACCTGGCCACAATTGCGACAGTACGTGGAGCACGCTAATCTGTCTCCTCCATCGAGAGGGAATAAATTAGCCACTGCTCAGCACATCTTGGAGAACATATGGGGTTGGACACCTCTCCAGCAGGTATTGCAAGATAGGGCAGATTGGAGCGAATCGGGTGAACAACGTGAGGCTTTACAATTACATATTTGTTCTTTATTTTTCATCACATGCTACATAGTTTTTACTTTGGATCCTGGATACTCATTCCTATTAGTGGGTAAAGGTTGGTGTCTTTTTCTCGTGAATATGTGGTATACTCATTGTGTGAATAGATGGCACCGAACTTCTCCAATTATCGCGGCGTTACAATGTTAAgatgtctttcaccaatcCCAGGACGCTCAAGGTTCAGGGTTTGAAAGGTGCTTTGAAGCAGGTCGCCGGGTATATAGAGAGCTTCAGAAACGTGAGCTTCCTTTGGCTATTCGCGCAGCCCGCCCTCATAACAACTATTCAAGGATGTCACTACCGAAGATTTCGATTTaccaacaaagaaaaaactcaCTG
Coding sequences:
- a CDS encoding Eukaryotic translation initiation factor 3 subunit B, whose protein sequence is MPEATNHVDDGIDYSDIENKYQVQYDDGFDNLVVVDGVPIIDKSKHGKLMDKVVKEFGKKGVSIKHDDIFMPWDSASGKSKGFMFIEFRNEDDASHAIAAIDNHPFDAKHTFRVNRFTDIERYADLDETYVEPQVEEYTPREHLRAWLADPHGRDQYVTYRGDEVLIHWHGKPSQSEVAYKPDWKDFLYVAWSPLGTYVATLHRQGVRLWGGSSWKAQQRFAHPLVKLIDFSPCEQYMVTWSNEPIMVPEGAIQGPQYFSPDDEGNNLAVWDIKSGDLLRTFSTYNEGDPPAVKKQMQWPVLKWSPDDKYVARITPGQMISVHELPSMYLQGKKSLKIEGVVDFEWCPLGEKDKEDIMVSAVPGAKPTKKVRENKLVYWTPEVANQPARVTLMGFPSRSILRQKNLFNVTECKLYWQNQGDFLCVKVDRHTKTKKSIFCNLEIFRMREKDYPVEVVELKDTVMDFSWEPKGERFAIVSSNDPNLGNPGPGVTIKTDVSFYQLDHGKNDFRLLRTLSSRTSNAIRWSPRGRHVVLATVGSSSKSELEFWDLDFNTDDRKEGQSDWGSGIQLLGVADHYGVTDVEWDPSGRYLATSASAWTHTLENGYAIWDFRGQELVKHIQDRFKQFIWRPRPPTLLSKEQQKAIRKNLREYSRAFDEEDAAEESNVSAELIALRKRLVDEWNAWRTLRRKELGEERLQKLQGKEDAKEEIEVWIDEVIEQTEEIVVVD
- a CDS encoding Glycerophosphoinositol permease 1, with the protein product MVDSETPLPKEKHVEEVVDSPVSYAEMKIIQSRKQRLSPYFTIAAAAFGLISDGYQNNLMTMANVVFKKLYPKDYTADVSTRVSNSLLVGAIIGQVLVGIICDRIGRKAALVITTALIVLGATLATAAHGTHGSAVGLFWFLTFARGLTGISQGVGGEYPASSTSASEAANEKMIKQRGPVFIMVTNFVLSFGGPLAVSVFLIVLSSAGENHLQTVWRVCFGVGIALPLTVFYFRIRMLSSMLFKKGAIKRRVPYWLILKRYWKSLMGTCGAWFLYDFITFPNGVFSGTIISSIIHDGDIKRTAEWQLLLGAIALPGVFVGALLCNSLGRRNTMMLGFSGYLIFGLIIGVSYDKIIKIIPLFVIFYGLMQSFGNLGPGDMLGLVSAESYPTPIRQEQQSELKLLPQFKCTLEKTICGTTGILVTYFFVPDMTGVDLADEDAKFMEYLAENGWTGLVGEEEDSNSSLSDKK